One region of Jonesiaceae bacterium BS-20 genomic DNA includes:
- a CDS encoding GNAT family N-acetyltransferase yields the protein MILETLDLNGTVFQVRKAQTADLNALIELMTNDPVRQAETFAPNASLDAYEAAFQAIDSDPAQLLVVVTDQDETVVATMQLTTIPGLARAGATRMQIEAVRVAQSQRGIGIGSAMIAWAVDHARHQGIDLVQLTSDNQRSDAHRFYERLGFAASHTGFKLKL from the coding sequence ATGATCTTAGAAACTCTCGATCTCAATGGGACAGTCTTTCAGGTTCGCAAGGCGCAGACGGCAGACCTTAATGCCCTCATTGAGTTGATGACTAACGACCCTGTCCGCCAAGCAGAGACTTTCGCCCCTAATGCAAGTCTCGACGCCTACGAGGCCGCGTTCCAAGCAATCGACAGCGACCCAGCTCAACTGCTGGTGGTCGTCACCGACCAAGATGAAACCGTCGTTGCCACCATGCAACTCACCACCATCCCAGGATTGGCCCGTGCAGGAGCCACCCGCATGCAAATCGAGGCTGTGCGCGTAGCTCAGTCCCAACGCGGTATTGGGATTGGCTCCGCCATGATCGCGTGGGCGGTCGATCACGCACGACACCAAGGAATCGATTTAGTCCAGCTGACCAGCGATAACCAACGCAGCGACGCCCACCGCTTTTACGAGCGTCTTGGCTTTGCTGCTTCACACACGGGATTCAAACTCAAACTGTAA
- a CDS encoding ornithine carbamoyltransferase, translated as MRHLIRLTDFTAADIAEVFALAHRYGRGTGPQIPGAAVMFFPDSSLRTRTTFELGAAQLGLQPVTFPPQTLDKPEALADVAGYLAQWANVVIARHPNIAVLEELAQANALPVINAMTDVNHPCEVLSDLFTLGRDRDLTQLKYVFVGADGNIARAWWEAAQVFNLDIVQCCPKELAIPGLAWTDDLLQAVAEADVILTDGPGKHAAVLAPFQVTAEVLAHAPARVKLVPCPPFIRGREVSGDAIEHPAFVGYEFKRSLLPVQQAVMAFVLGAS; from the coding sequence GTGCGCCACCTTATCCGCCTGACCGATTTCACCGCCGCCGACATTGCAGAAGTGTTTGCACTGGCCCATCGCTATGGGCGTGGAACCGGGCCTCAGATTCCCGGCGCAGCCGTGATGTTCTTTCCCGATTCCTCATTGCGAACCCGGACCACCTTTGAGTTGGGCGCAGCCCAACTGGGCCTGCAACCGGTCACTTTTCCACCCCAAACCCTAGACAAGCCCGAAGCGCTCGCTGACGTAGCGGGATACCTAGCCCAGTGGGCAAATGTTGTCATTGCCCGCCACCCAAATATCGCTGTCCTCGAGGAATTAGCGCAGGCCAACGCGTTGCCGGTAATTAACGCGATGACCGATGTGAACCACCCGTGCGAGGTGTTGTCAGACCTGTTCACGCTTGGACGTGACCGTGATCTTACTCAGCTCAAGTACGTGTTTGTGGGGGCGGACGGGAACATCGCCAGGGCGTGGTGGGAAGCAGCACAAGTGTTCAACCTTGACATCGTTCAGTGCTGTCCAAAGGAATTGGCCATTCCCGGGCTCGCATGGACCGATGATCTATTGCAAGCGGTTGCCGAAGCCGATGTCATCTTGACCGATGGGCCAGGTAAGCACGCGGCCGTGCTGGCACCGTTCCAGGTAACCGCCGAGGTCCTTGCTCATGCGCCGGCTCGAGTGAAACTAGTGCCTTGCCCGCCATTTATTCGGGGCAGGGAAGTTAGTGGCGACGCAATCGAGCACCCAGCATTTGTGGGGTACGAGTTCAAACGCTCGCTCCTACCTGTCCAGCAGGCGGTCATGGCGTTTGTGCTGGGCGCTAGCTGA
- a CDS encoding MFS transporter, which translates to MSETQAPPAGSVPTRKDWLALAVLSTGLGLIVLDGTIVGVALPAIIEDLGLSLTDAQWVNSLYAVLLAALLLSTGKLVDRWGRKRMFLFGLAVFVAGSLVAALSGAADTLVTARAVQAVGAAFIMPSTLSTVNAVFRGKYRAAAFGVWGAVISGAAAIGPLAGGALTQFASWHWIFLVNIPLGIIVAVAAIMTVPETRGGKQARGADVDGALLSAIGFGALVFAVIEGPDLGWWKPKAELSVFGLVWSKDSTLSIVPVALGIAAIALTLFVIWERHRAKVNRSAILDLTLFNFPTFTWGNTTAAMVAVGEFAIIFVLPLFLINALGLSVMGAGLVLAAMALGAFLSGASARHIAAKYGSPGTVLIGLGLEVIGVIALALLIRGTTAGWIVALPLIVYGLGLGLASAQLTGTVLRDVPVEASGQASATQSTVRQIGSALGTAFSGTVLSVTLAINLPAALKAAGLTGPHADQLAEQTRQSAGTTIMQLRMQGAGSAMGKDTPAAIDALVNGFATSTRWALLTATVFLTLGFVGAVRLQRAASRPPGQQQ; encoded by the coding sequence ATGAGTGAAACCCAAGCTCCGCCAGCAGGTTCAGTTCCCACTCGCAAGGATTGGCTCGCTCTCGCTGTCCTTTCAACTGGACTCGGGCTCATAGTTCTTGACGGCACCATTGTGGGTGTCGCGCTCCCCGCCATCATCGAGGATCTAGGGCTCAGCCTTACCGATGCCCAATGGGTCAACAGCTTGTATGCGGTTTTGCTGGCGGCATTGCTTTTATCCACTGGAAAACTCGTTGACCGGTGGGGTCGCAAACGGATGTTCCTGTTTGGGCTCGCCGTTTTTGTTGCTGGAAGCTTGGTTGCGGCTCTTTCCGGCGCAGCGGATACGCTCGTTACCGCCCGTGCTGTTCAAGCAGTCGGAGCCGCCTTCATCATGCCATCGACGCTTTCTACCGTGAACGCTGTGTTCCGTGGCAAATACCGGGCTGCGGCTTTTGGGGTCTGGGGTGCGGTCATCTCCGGTGCGGCCGCGATTGGTCCCCTAGCTGGTGGTGCGCTGACACAGTTCGCATCTTGGCATTGGATCTTTCTGGTCAATATTCCATTGGGAATCATAGTTGCGGTTGCCGCCATTATGACCGTTCCGGAAACTCGCGGCGGAAAGCAGGCCCGTGGAGCTGACGTTGATGGTGCGCTCCTAAGCGCAATCGGGTTTGGCGCTCTCGTATTCGCCGTCATCGAAGGCCCCGACCTTGGTTGGTGGAAGCCCAAGGCAGAGCTCTCAGTATTTGGCCTGGTGTGGTCTAAGGACTCGACCCTATCCATCGTCCCAGTTGCTCTTGGCATCGCCGCAATCGCGTTGACACTCTTTGTTATCTGGGAGCGCCACCGGGCAAAAGTAAACCGGTCCGCAATTCTGGACCTTACGCTATTCAATTTCCCCACCTTCACTTGGGGCAATACCACTGCGGCGATGGTCGCTGTTGGTGAGTTTGCGATTATCTTTGTGCTTCCACTGTTCTTGATTAACGCCCTTGGTCTTTCAGTCATGGGCGCGGGACTAGTCCTAGCGGCTATGGCACTCGGCGCGTTCCTCTCCGGCGCCTCAGCACGGCACATCGCGGCCAAGTACGGCTCCCCCGGAACCGTACTCATTGGCCTTGGACTCGAGGTCATTGGAGTAATTGCGCTAGCCCTACTCATCCGTGGCACTACCGCGGGCTGGATTGTTGCACTTCCGCTGATCGTCTATGGGCTGGGCCTCGGATTGGCATCGGCCCAGTTGACCGGAACGGTGCTGCGAGACGTACCCGTTGAGGCATCGGGACAGGCCTCCGCAACCCAAAGCACCGTACGGCAGATCGGCTCCGCGCTGGGCACCGCTTTTTCTGGGACCGTGCTCTCGGTGACGCTCGCTATCAACCTGCCTGCGGCGCTCAAAGCGGCTGGTCTCACCGGTCCCCACGCGGACCAGTTAGCCGAGCAGACTCGCCAGTCCGCTGGAACCACCATCATGCAACTACGCATGCAGGGAGCCGGGAGTGCCATGGGCAAAGATACTCCCGCCGCCATCGATGCCCTCGTGAATGGATTCGCTACCTCCACCCGTTGGGCGTTACTCACCGCAACGGTATTCCTCACGTTGGGCTTTGTTGGCGCCGTGCGACTGCAACGCGCGGCAAGTAGGCCGCCTGGTCAGCAACAGTAA
- a CDS encoding SDR family oxidoreductase, translating to MTAPNTITVTGSTGHLGGAVLRLLLDQGQSPTLIVRDPLRAPSGDHEVRQANYGDFEASVKALEGCEVLFMVSGSESQDRLDQHRTFVRAAAAANVKHVVYTSFIGASPTATFTLARDHFATEEALKESGMAWTFLRDSFYLDFLPQLADQDGVIRGPAGQGLVGGVARMDVARCAGAVLVDPAKHAGKTYDLTGPEALTLRQAAGIISDVTGRATVYEEETVKQAYESRAKYGAPDWELDAWVSTYTAIAAGELAAVTNAVYELTGEAPLTLTEVLRGQETTA from the coding sequence ATGACTGCGCCAAACACTATTACGGTAACCGGATCTACGGGGCATCTTGGCGGAGCGGTCCTAAGACTGCTCCTGGACCAAGGACAAAGCCCAACCCTTATTGTGCGTGATCCATTGCGGGCCCCTAGTGGAGACCACGAGGTCCGGCAGGCCAACTACGGTGACTTTGAGGCATCGGTAAAAGCGCTTGAAGGCTGTGAAGTCTTGTTCATGGTCTCGGGCTCTGAAAGCCAGGACCGACTAGACCAGCACCGCACGTTCGTTCGCGCTGCTGCGGCAGCTAACGTCAAGCACGTGGTCTATACGTCGTTCATTGGGGCAAGCCCAACCGCGACCTTTACCTTGGCTCGGGACCACTTTGCTACAGAGGAAGCCCTCAAAGAATCTGGTATGGCGTGGACGTTCCTGCGGGACTCCTTCTACCTCGATTTTCTACCGCAACTAGCGGATCAAGACGGGGTCATTCGCGGACCGGCAGGTCAGGGCTTAGTCGGTGGAGTGGCCCGTATGGATGTGGCCAGATGCGCAGGTGCGGTCCTAGTGGATCCGGCCAAGCACGCGGGGAAAACCTACGACCTCACCGGGCCCGAAGCGCTGACATTGCGCCAAGCTGCGGGAATCATTTCAGACGTTACAGGTAGGGCAACGGTGTACGAGGAAGAGACAGTAAAACAGGCATATGAGTCGCGCGCGAAGTATGGTGCGCCTGATTGGGAACTTGATGCGTGGGTATCTACTTACACGGCCATTGCGGCAGGCGAACTAGCGGCGGTTACCAACGCGGTTTACGAGCTGACGGGTGAAGCACCGCTGACACTTACGGAAGTCTTACGCGGCCAAGAGACAACCGCCTAA